One Falsihalocynthiibacter arcticus DNA segment encodes these proteins:
- a CDS encoding TonB-dependent receptor domain-containing protein, with product MAAPQATAQEITEENGYLGSLELGESKRAVQVDTAVAVTIVDQSEIEDRQASTVAELIDSVPGVTLVNGGTAAGSGINIRGYGANASYGTDQKVAIIVDGATKGSEELYRIGTQLYTDPMLYRQVEVIRGTVGSFEYGTGIVGGVVKFETKDASEFTYGEIGFKLRETLEFVSNGNGFTSSTILAWQPSENAEYLFNYTRRQLGVQTDGDGNEINPASGGIDDPSYLVKGKFSFGESNDQSVTLSYSDTNSDQQDVPYDSLSNLDFGNVDRETHNITAILAYNYNPVGNDLIDLTALLTYSDEQIDSTSLEPYSPFLSPLLDADQRYETTTLSLKNTSLFQTGNAEHNLRSGIEFIRRERLDAYSAPGGVDNRVAVFMVDDIQYGDHLTYTPALRYETSTTDSNDSSVIASYQNDALVGGLSVRYAFDSGFAVFASGAYTEGLPILDDLENPLYMTQSEKARTYEVGASYVRGDAFFGGDSLALKANLYVTSLWDVTSYTDIGQIDTEGLELEGSYTHQSGVYVDMNANIVNGEQIALDGTSERWSRLAADSVGITVGKRFDEKLDVSWELVAAASVDDVDDPTPGYGVNNLRATYRPQDGILEGTEVRFGLENVFDKEYRTHLSTRNAAGRNFKLTLAKTF from the coding sequence ATGGCAGCGCCGCAAGCAACGGCACAAGAAATCACAGAAGAAAACGGATACCTCGGAAGCTTGGAACTGGGCGAAAGTAAGCGCGCAGTTCAAGTCGATACAGCGGTTGCTGTCACTATCGTAGATCAATCTGAAATAGAGGACCGCCAAGCGAGCACCGTTGCCGAGCTCATTGATTCAGTTCCCGGAGTGACGCTTGTGAACGGTGGCACCGCCGCCGGATCGGGGATCAATATTCGTGGGTATGGCGCCAATGCCTCTTACGGAACGGACCAAAAAGTCGCGATCATCGTTGATGGGGCAACCAAGGGCAGCGAAGAACTCTATCGTATTGGCACCCAGCTTTATACCGACCCAATGTTGTACAGACAGGTTGAGGTTATTCGTGGAACGGTCGGTTCCTTTGAATATGGAACGGGCATCGTTGGTGGTGTTGTAAAGTTTGAAACCAAAGACGCCTCGGAGTTCACCTATGGTGAAATCGGATTTAAATTACGTGAAACGCTTGAATTTGTCAGCAATGGCAATGGCTTCACCAGCTCCACTATTCTGGCATGGCAACCCAGCGAAAACGCTGAGTACCTGTTTAACTATACGCGCCGCCAATTGGGTGTGCAGACGGATGGCGACGGAAACGAGATCAATCCAGCTTCTGGTGGCATTGATGACCCCTCCTACCTCGTGAAGGGGAAGTTCAGTTTTGGTGAAAGTAACGACCAGAGCGTGACGCTTAGCTATTCAGACACGAACTCTGATCAACAGGACGTGCCCTATGACTCTCTTTCGAACCTAGACTTTGGTAATGTTGATCGCGAAACACACAATATCACGGCCATTCTGGCCTATAACTACAATCCGGTCGGCAACGACCTTATCGATCTTACCGCACTGCTGACCTACTCAGATGAGCAAATCGACAGCACATCCTTGGAGCCCTATAGTCCGTTTCTGTCGCCTCTTCTAGATGCAGACCAACGCTACGAAACCACAACTCTTTCGCTTAAAAACACATCCTTGTTCCAAACGGGCAATGCGGAGCACAATCTACGGTCCGGCATTGAGTTTATTCGGCGCGAACGCTTGGATGCCTATTCCGCCCCCGGCGGCGTTGATAATCGGGTCGCCGTTTTCATGGTGGACGATATCCAATACGGTGACCATCTGACCTATACGCCTGCTTTGCGGTATGAAACCTCAACGACTGACTCCAATGATTCAAGCGTGATTGCATCCTATCAGAATGATGCTTTGGTCGGGGGGCTTTCTGTTCGGTATGCGTTTGATAGCGGCTTCGCTGTGTTTGCCAGCGGTGCATATACCGAAGGTCTGCCAATCTTGGATGACCTAGAAAATCCACTATATATGACGCAAAGTGAAAAAGCCCGGACCTATGAAGTTGGGGCCTCCTATGTGCGCGGGGATGCCTTCTTTGGCGGTGACTCCCTCGCGCTAAAGGCCAACCTCTACGTCACCAGCCTTTGGGACGTTACATCCTATACCGATATCGGCCAAATCGACACCGAAGGCCTAGAACTCGAGGGGTCGTATACCCACCAGTCCGGTGTTTACGTGGACATGAATGCCAACATCGTAAACGGTGAGCAGATTGCTTTAGACGGCACATCGGAACGTTGGTCACGTCTGGCAGCAGATTCGGTTGGCATCACTGTAGGGAAACGATTTGACGAAAAACTTGACGTCAGCTGGGAACTTGTTGCCGCGGCGAGTGTCGATGACGTTGATGATCCAACCCCAGGTTATGGGGTGAACAACCTGCGGGCAACCTACCGCCCACAAGACGGAATTCTTGAGGGCACAGAGGTTCGCTTTGGTTTGGAAAATGTTTTCGACAAAGAATACAGAACCCACCTTTCGACCCGAAATGCTGCTGGTCGAAACTTTAAACTCACACTTGCGAAAACCTTCTAA
- a CDS encoding hemin-degrading factor, whose product MAQPNVLRPDEIRDALTEHNKLRARDLAKNLGISEAQILAAQTGAGVTRINANPDMIMTQVPSFGEVMALTRNEWCVHERVGAYGNYHSGAHASMILADEIDLRIFRSHWMHAFAVEKESEAGTKRSLQVFDAAGDSIHKIHLRAESDIQGWDAAVTALATGEVSQTLEVTDRLVAEPAKTNPEKRDILLKEWDLMTDTHQFMRLTAKLKMNRLGAYRIAGKPYARALAPSSVQDMLTQVQTSGAEVMVFVGNRGCIQIHSGPIEKLVTMGQWENVMDPRFNLHLRADHVAEVWAVEKPTQRGPARSFEAFDAEGSLVFQVFPLAKEGRDNRDVWRSILESLPEADVMEPAE is encoded by the coding sequence ATGGCTCAGCCTAACGTATTGCGACCCGATGAGATTCGCGACGCATTGACAGAACACAACAAACTCCGCGCACGCGATTTGGCGAAAAACCTAGGAATCAGTGAAGCACAGATTTTGGCCGCCCAGACTGGCGCAGGCGTCACGCGGATCAATGCAAATCCCGACATGATTATGACCCAAGTTCCGAGCTTCGGGGAGGTCATGGCCCTTACGCGCAATGAATGGTGTGTACACGAACGGGTCGGTGCATACGGCAATTATCATTCCGGTGCCCATGCATCGATGATCCTCGCGGATGAAATTGATCTCCGGATTTTCCGCTCGCATTGGATGCATGCTTTTGCCGTAGAAAAGGAATCCGAGGCCGGCACAAAACGCAGCTTGCAGGTGTTTGACGCCGCGGGAGATTCCATCCACAAAATCCACCTCCGCGCCGAGTCAGATATCCAAGGGTGGGATGCGGCTGTCACCGCCTTGGCGACAGGGGAAGTCTCACAAACTTTGGAAGTGACCGACCGCCTCGTTGCTGAGCCCGCTAAAACTAATCCAGAAAAACGCGATATTTTGCTGAAGGAATGGGATCTGATGACGGATACCCATCAATTTATGCGCCTGACCGCAAAGCTTAAAATGAACCGATTGGGTGCATATAGAATTGCGGGCAAGCCGTATGCCCGTGCGCTTGCGCCTTCCTCCGTTCAAGACATGCTGACACAGGTTCAAACGTCAGGAGCCGAAGTAATGGTTTTTGTTGGCAATCGAGGGTGCATCCAAATTCATTCTGGACCGATTGAAAAGCTGGTGACTATGGGGCAATGGGAAAATGTGATGGACCCACGATTTAACCTGCACCTCCGTGCCGACCATGTTGCCGAGGTTTGGGCGGTCGAGAAACCAACCCAACGCGGACCCGCACGTTCATTCGAAGCGTTTGATGCGGAAGGCAGTTTGGTTTTCCAAGTATTCCCCCTCGCAAAAGAAGGCCGTGACAATAGAGATGTTTGGCGCAGCATCCTCGAAAGTCTCCCCGAAGCAGACGTGATGGAACCAGCAGAATGA
- a CDS encoding heme/hemin ABC transporter substrate-binding protein encodes MRRSELLKTLKISCATVIFAAAGGANAHELDAPRLVSVGGAVTEIIYALGAEDMLIARDTTSSFPEPATELPDVGYMRALSPEGLLSVRPDLILAEEGSGPPEMIEVMKAAEIGFVIIPNGLDSGGVVQKILAVGEALHKEAEAEALAQSVGEDLERIAKVAAGIPLEDRKKVLFILSTQGGRIMAAGANSSASAIIEMAGGVNAISSFEGYKPVTDEALLAAAPDIILMMDRGGDHALSDEKLFAMPALSLTPAAANQQVIRMDGLYLLGFGPRTAQAATELSHALYGPEK; translated from the coding sequence ATGAGGCGCTCTGAATTGTTGAAAACGCTTAAAATCAGTTGTGCTACGGTAATTTTTGCGGCGGCGGGTGGGGCGAACGCGCATGAATTAGACGCCCCTCGTTTGGTTTCCGTTGGTGGCGCGGTCACCGAAATAATCTATGCTCTTGGGGCCGAAGATATGTTGATCGCGCGCGATACGACTTCAAGTTTTCCAGAGCCTGCGACCGAACTCCCCGATGTTGGCTACATGCGCGCCCTATCTCCTGAGGGCCTTCTGTCGGTGAGACCCGACCTTATTTTGGCAGAGGAGGGGTCTGGGCCTCCAGAAATGATTGAGGTGATGAAGGCTGCCGAAATTGGGTTTGTCATCATTCCCAACGGCCTCGATAGTGGCGGAGTCGTCCAAAAAATCCTCGCCGTTGGGGAGGCTCTTCATAAGGAAGCGGAGGCAGAGGCGCTTGCGCAATCTGTCGGAGAGGATTTAGAGCGCATCGCAAAAGTCGCAGCGGGAATTCCGCTGGAGGACCGTAAAAAAGTTCTGTTCATTCTGAGTACGCAAGGCGGACGAATTATGGCGGCGGGTGCTAACTCATCCGCTTCGGCGATTATTGAAATGGCGGGCGGGGTGAACGCGATTTCCTCGTTTGAAGGGTACAAGCCGGTGACCGATGAAGCCCTTTTGGCCGCCGCACCCGACATCATCCTGATGATGGATCGAGGTGGCGATCATGCGCTCTCTGATGAAAAGCTCTTTGCAATGCCCGCCCTCTCTTTGACGCCTGCTGCGGCAAATCAACAGGTGATCCGTATGGATGGCTTGTACTTGTTGGGCTTTGGGCCACGCACGGCCCAAGCGGCGACAGAGTTATCGCATGCGCTTTATGGACCTGAAAAATGA
- a CDS encoding FecCD family ABC transporter permease, which translates to MTFILSLPERVKWGVDRQARARFVTFVLFILLIVLSIFSLGYGAAGTPFISSLIDLVTGKPLSTVDTVILRDIRLPRMIMAISVGASLAVSGVVMQGLFRNPLADPGLVGVGSGAALGAILAIVLGGMLPLVLREIVGYYLVPIAAFLGGWATTLLLYKVATQGGRTSVAMMLLAGIALGALAGAISGVLVYMADDGQLRDLTFWGMGSLAGATWSKALVACPLMFLSIALSLKLGRGLNSLALGEAAASHMGVPVQRLKNGAIMLVAAGTGAAVAVSGGIGFIGIVVPHLLRISTGPDHRLLLPNAALLGASFLVAADMISRTVIAPAELPIGIITAILGGPVFLWILFRQKGMVGL; encoded by the coding sequence ATGACCTTCATCCTAAGCCTGCCTGAGCGCGTGAAATGGGGTGTCGATCGACAGGCCCGCGCGCGGTTTGTGACTTTTGTTCTCTTTATCCTGCTCATTGTATTGTCGATCTTTAGCTTAGGGTATGGGGCCGCAGGAACGCCGTTTATTTCCAGCTTGATTGACCTTGTGACGGGCAAACCTCTGTCAACGGTCGACACCGTAATTCTACGCGATATTCGGTTGCCGCGCATGATTATGGCGATCAGTGTCGGGGCATCTTTGGCGGTTTCGGGTGTTGTCATGCAGGGGTTGTTTCGCAATCCTCTCGCCGACCCTGGTTTGGTCGGTGTTGGAAGTGGCGCGGCCCTCGGTGCGATTTTGGCCATTGTTCTGGGCGGGATGTTACCCTTGGTCCTGCGCGAAATCGTGGGATACTATCTTGTGCCCATCGCGGCGTTTCTTGGTGGATGGGCCACGACTCTGTTGTTATACAAAGTCGCGACACAAGGCGGGCGAACCTCAGTTGCTATGATGCTCTTGGCGGGCATTGCTCTGGGCGCGCTCGCCGGCGCGATCTCTGGCGTGTTGGTTTATATGGCCGATGACGGCCAACTGCGGGATCTTACATTTTGGGGGATGGGATCATTGGCGGGGGCGACTTGGTCAAAGGCTTTGGTCGCGTGTCCCCTCATGTTTCTGTCCATAGCGCTGTCCTTAAAACTTGGGCGTGGCCTAAATAGCTTGGCCCTTGGGGAAGCGGCGGCGTCGCATATGGGTGTGCCGGTGCAACGGCTCAAAAACGGGGCGATTATGCTGGTCGCCGCAGGCACGGGCGCGGCGGTTGCCGTGTCTGGGGGTATCGGATTTATCGGTATTGTCGTGCCGCATCTGTTGCGCATTTCCACAGGACCGGACCATCGCTTGCTCCTGCCAAATGCCGCACTTCTGGGGGCGAGCTTCCTCGTGGCGGCGGATATGATCAGCCGAACAGTGATTGCACCAGCGGAATTACCCATTGGTATTATAACCGCTATTCTAGGTGGGCCGGTCTTCTTATGGATACTCTTTCGCCAGAAAGGCATGGTTGGATTATAA
- a CDS encoding heme ABC transporter ATP-binding protein, whose amino-acid sequence MLQAQNVSAGYGRKSILKNIYFHAASGGITAIVGPNGSGKSTLLKALTEEIPSTGEIRINGQNLRTLNGYQLAKMRGVLPQSTQVAFPFTVLEIVRLGLQAGIYAAQDTIAFQALSLVGLESFQHRNYSELSGGEQQRVQLARVLAQVWEPKLDGIPSWLFLDEPVSSLDIGHQLEIMALAKGYAERGGGVIMVMHDLNLTAMIADQMWMMRDGEVVAKGAPKTVMTDAILTETYSTPLVVHQGREDGPPYILPTL is encoded by the coding sequence ATGTTACAGGCACAAAATGTAAGCGCCGGATATGGGCGTAAATCCATCTTGAAAAACATTTATTTTCATGCGGCTTCTGGCGGGATCACTGCCATCGTTGGGCCAAATGGTTCTGGAAAATCCACACTTTTGAAGGCCCTTACCGAAGAAATTCCGTCAACCGGTGAGATACGAATTAACGGCCAAAACCTTCGCACGCTGAACGGATATCAACTCGCGAAAATGCGGGGGGTTTTGCCGCAGTCCACACAGGTTGCGTTTCCATTTACCGTGTTGGAAATTGTTCGTCTTGGCTTACAAGCGGGAATTTACGCGGCGCAAGATACGATCGCCTTTCAGGCCCTCTCCTTGGTGGGGCTTGAGAGCTTTCAGCATCGAAATTATTCCGAACTATCGGGGGGCGAGCAGCAACGTGTGCAGCTGGCGCGGGTTTTGGCCCAAGTTTGGGAGCCAAAGCTGGACGGCATTCCGTCCTGGTTGTTTTTGGACGAACCCGTTTCGAGTCTTGATATTGGCCATCAACTTGAAATCATGGCGCTTGCTAAAGGGTATGCCGAACGCGGTGGCGGCGTCATTATGGTGATGCATGACCTTAATTTGACGGCGATGATTGCCGATCAAATGTGGATGATGCGGGATGGGGAAGTCGTTGCAAAGGGCGCGCCCAAAACGGTGATGACGGATGCAATTCTAACAGAAACATACTCCACGCCGCTTGTCGTTCATCAAGGGCGCGAAGACGGTCCCCCGTATATTTTACCAACTTTGTGA
- a CDS encoding Fur family transcriptional regulator: MRKRAAARQTDVLSVLKECDRPMTAYQILERLQVSEPDIAPPTVYRTLSALTDQGRAHRLESIKAFVPCRCSHVESLPVLAICEDCGSVDEHDGSDLLPKLTALTDQNAFHAVRHIVEIHGLCGTCAA; encoded by the coding sequence ATGAGAAAGCGCGCGGCGGCCCGACAAACGGATGTTTTGAGTGTGTTGAAAGAATGCGACAGACCGATGACTGCGTACCAAATCCTTGAACGACTTCAGGTCAGTGAGCCGGATATTGCGCCGCCTACGGTCTATCGCACGCTCTCGGCTTTGACTGATCAAGGACGCGCGCACCGTCTCGAATCCATCAAGGCCTTTGTGCCATGTCGCTGTAGCCACGTCGAAAGTTTGCCTGTCTTGGCTATCTGCGAAGACTGCGGGTCAGTTGATGAACATGACGGGAGCGATCTGCTGCCGAAACTCACAGCATTGACCGATCAAAACGCCTTCCATGCGGTGCGGCACATCGTTGAAATTCACGGGCTGTGCGGCACCTGCGCAGCCTGA
- the zrgA gene encoding zinc uptake protein ZrgA, with protein sequence MKQAFPLIALVAAFPVFAEDARQLDAHEHGVGTLNIAIEGTTVAMAFEAPGADIVGFEYAATSDADQSAIDAAVATLASPLNLFVMSAAAGCTVVEALAELESEDGHGEHGDEHQDDHADEEHEDHAEEHHQDEAHEDHANHANEAGHTEFHAEYALNCESPDALTEITFAYFGAFPNAQEVEVQIITASGAQAFEVERDVPVLDLGR encoded by the coding sequence ATGAAACAAGCATTCCCCCTTATTGCACTTGTCGCTGCTTTCCCTGTCTTTGCAGAGGACGCACGCCAACTTGACGCCCATGAACATGGCGTCGGGACGCTTAATATCGCGATAGAAGGCACGACCGTCGCGATGGCGTTCGAAGCGCCCGGTGCTGATATTGTTGGGTTCGAGTATGCGGCGACAAGTGATGCCGATCAATCCGCGATTGATGCGGCAGTAGCTACACTCGCTTCACCTCTTAATTTGTTCGTTATGAGCGCAGCGGCAGGTTGCACTGTTGTCGAGGCGCTTGCTGAACTCGAAAGTGAAGACGGGCATGGGGAGCACGGTGACGAGCATCAAGATGATCACGCCGACGAGGAGCATGAAGATCATGCAGAAGAGCATCACCAGGATGAGGCCCATGAAGATCACGCAAACCATGCTAACGAAGCGGGACACACAGAATTCCATGCAGAATATGCGCTGAACTGCGAAAGTCCTGATGCGTTGACCGAGATCACTTTCGCCTATTTTGGAGCCTTCCCAAATGCACAAGAAGTTGAGGTGCAGATAATCACCGCATCCGGTGCGCAAGCATTCGAAGTAGAACGTGACGTACCCGTTTTGGATTTGGGGCGTTGA
- a CDS encoding ABC transporter ATP-binding protein — protein sequence MQEVDPILEITDVAYRWPGRAGFSLTVPHVAVAVGESVLLLGESGSGKSTFLSLICGTILPERGKVDIAGTDITTLSGGARDKVRAEQIGVIFQQFNLLPFGCVMDNILLPLRFAPARRKRAGNATAEASHLCSALGLPAGVTSAKAAALSVGQQQRVAVARALIGQPPLIIADEPTSALDANSQIAFLDLLFEQTTTHNTSLLMVSHDPRLGERFDRVIRMEDIAQIERVAA from the coding sequence ATGCAAGAAGTTGACCCGATACTCGAAATCACTGACGTTGCCTATCGCTGGCCCGGGCGCGCAGGGTTTTCTCTAACGGTCCCGCACGTCGCGGTCGCGGTGGGCGAGTCTGTGTTGCTGCTCGGCGAGAGTGGGTCTGGAAAATCAACGTTTTTGTCGTTGATCTGTGGCACAATTCTGCCGGAGCGTGGCAAGGTTGATATTGCGGGGACGGACATCACCACATTATCTGGCGGGGCGCGCGATAAAGTCCGGGCCGAACAAATTGGTGTGATTTTCCAGCAGTTTAATTTGCTGCCTTTTGGGTGTGTGATGGACAACATTCTGCTCCCGCTCCGTTTCGCTCCCGCGCGACGCAAGCGTGCTGGTAACGCGACGGCCGAGGCTTCACATCTGTGTTCTGCGCTTGGTTTGCCTGCCGGCGTTACCAGTGCGAAAGCCGCCGCGCTAAGTGTTGGCCAACAACAACGCGTGGCAGTTGCACGTGCCTTGATTGGGCAACCGCCGCTGATCATCGCGGATGAACCCACCTCGGCCCTCGACGCAAATAGTCAGATCGCCTTTCTTGACCTGCTGTTTGAACAAACGACAACGCACAACACGTCGCTCCTGATGGTCAGCCATGATCCGCGTCTGGGCGAACGCTTTGATCGGGTGATCCGCATGGAAGACATCGCGCAGATCGAAAGGGTGGCGGCATGA
- a CDS encoding ABC transporter permease: protein MILRLAIASLFARALTVAMTILAIALSVALFLGVEKVRTGAKASFSDTISGTDLIVGARSGSVQLLLYSVFRIGNATNNVTWESYQDIAARPDVDWIVPISLGDSHRQFRVMGTTQAFFEHYKYRQGRSLAVSDGAIMDDLFDAVIGTDVAATLGYHVGDPIIVAHGLASFTEHKDQPFRVSGILEKTGTPVDRTVIVSMEAIEAIHVDWQSGAQAPGKSTPADVIREMELTPTAITAALVGVESPLQTFALQRAINEYKEEPLLAILPGVALQELWGIVGIAETALLAVSAMVVVTALIGMMATIFSSLNERRREMAIFRAMGARPFTILSMLVLEAMVMAAVGALLGLVLLYVGLIITQPILDSAFGLWLPIDAPTMQEFWVIIGVICAGAIVSLVPALRAYRMSVADGMMVNT, encoded by the coding sequence ATGATCTTGCGCCTTGCTATTGCCTCGCTCTTCGCACGTGCGCTGACCGTCGCCATGACCATCCTTGCCATCGCCTTATCGGTGGCGCTATTTCTTGGTGTCGAAAAGGTGCGGACGGGGGCCAAGGCCAGCTTTTCCGACACAATATCCGGCACCGATTTAATTGTCGGAGCACGCTCAGGGTCTGTGCAATTGCTCCTTTATTCCGTTTTTCGTATCGGCAATGCGACCAACAACGTGACATGGGAAAGTTATCAGGACATCGCGGCGCGACCAGATGTTGACTGGATTGTGCCGATTTCACTGGGAGACAGCCATCGCCAGTTTCGCGTGATGGGCACGACCCAGGCCTTTTTCGAACATTACAAATATCGCCAAGGCAGATCATTGGCGGTGTCCGACGGCGCCATCATGGATGACCTGTTTGATGCGGTAATCGGTACCGACGTTGCTGCCACACTGGGATATCACGTTGGTGATCCGATTATCGTCGCCCACGGCCTCGCGTCCTTCACCGAACATAAGGATCAGCCGTTCCGCGTGTCGGGTATTTTGGAAAAGACGGGCACGCCCGTTGACCGCACCGTCATCGTCAGTATGGAAGCGATTGAGGCGATCCATGTGGATTGGCAAAGCGGCGCACAGGCCCCCGGCAAGTCGACACCAGCGGATGTGATCCGCGAAATGGAACTCACGCCCACGGCGATAACTGCCGCCCTTGTCGGCGTCGAAAGCCCCCTACAGACCTTTGCTTTGCAACGCGCCATTAATGAATACAAGGAAGAGCCTCTCCTCGCGATATTGCCTGGCGTTGCCTTGCAAGAACTCTGGGGTATTGTTGGCATTGCGGAAACGGCGCTCCTCGCGGTGTCCGCAATGGTGGTTGTCACGGCCCTCATCGGCATGATGGCCACCATTTTTTCCAGCCTGAACGAACGCCGCCGCGAGATGGCGATTTTTCGGGCCATGGGCGCGCGGCCTTTCACCATTCTGAGCATGCTTGTCTTGGAGGCCATGGTGATGGCGGCGGTTGGTGCATTGCTTGGGCTGGTGCTTTTGTATGTTGGGTTGATCATCACACAGCCGATCCTCGACAGCGCCTTTGGCCTTTGGCTGCCGATTGATGCGCCCACGATGCAGGAATTTTGGGTTATCATTGGAGTGATTTGTGCTGGCGCAATCGTGAGCCTCGTGCCAGCATTACGGGCTTACAGGATGTCTGTAGCTGATGGTATGATGGTAAACACGTGA
- a CDS encoding DUF3299 domain-containing protein, whose amino-acid sequence MVNRHLQRRALLAGMAAATLVPSMASAEEYIDLDWEDLLPEDQPTIPSALLSSRAHDERAPLTSKQPESNGVRTEWNGQIVRLPGFIVPIDYTGTGVTAFILVPYVGACVHVPPPPANQLVFVTTPTPYESSDLFEPVNVIGMFGVSSLSTHLAEIGYALSADKIEPYR is encoded by the coding sequence ATGGTGAACCGTCATTTGCAGCGCCGTGCGCTTCTCGCAGGCATGGCTGCGGCAACACTTGTACCCAGTATGGCAAGCGCTGAGGAGTACATCGACCTTGATTGGGAAGACTTGCTGCCAGAAGATCAACCAACCATCCCAAGCGCGTTGCTCAGCTCGCGGGCCCATGACGAAAGGGCGCCGCTAACAAGCAAACAGCCTGAGTCAAACGGCGTTAGAACCGAGTGGAATGGCCAAATTGTCCGCCTCCCGGGATTCATCGTCCCTATAGATTATACGGGTACGGGCGTTACTGCATTTATCTTGGTGCCTTACGTGGGTGCCTGCGTCCACGTCCCGCCGCCGCCAGCAAACCAACTTGTCTTTGTCACGACACCGACACCTTATGAGAGCAGTGACTTGTTCGAACCAGTTAATGTCATTGGCATGTTTGGTGTGTCATCCTTGAGCACGCATCTTGCAGAAATCGGGTACGCATTGTCGGCGGACAAGATTGAGCCGTATCGCTAA
- a CDS encoding HupE/UreJ family protein, translating into MTNIWKVLFFILLAVSTITFAEPSIAHTGEGYGGGFISGFAHPVLGWDHVAAMVAVGLWGAFLGTPAIWILPVVFPLIMALGAVVGILGIPIPAVEVGIALSAVVLGLMIAFAVKPPIWISAILVGLFAIFHGYAHGTELPESANAFAFAVGFVLATGLLHLIGIAFGLLAKWPAGRVAVRSAGGFISLAGVAFLTGLA; encoded by the coding sequence ATGACAAACATCTGGAAAGTTCTATTTTTTATTTTACTCGCGGTATCAACAATCACCTTTGCGGAGCCGTCCATAGCTCATACAGGGGAGGGATATGGCGGAGGTTTCATTAGTGGTTTTGCGCATCCTGTGCTCGGCTGGGATCACGTTGCCGCAATGGTTGCCGTTGGACTCTGGGGAGCATTTCTTGGAACGCCCGCCATTTGGATACTTCCCGTTGTTTTTCCTCTCATCATGGCACTTGGAGCGGTGGTGGGAATTCTCGGAATCCCAATCCCTGCTGTTGAAGTTGGAATCGCCCTATCGGCCGTCGTGTTGGGCCTAATGATCGCGTTTGCCGTGAAGCCCCCCATCTGGATTTCAGCAATTCTTGTCGGATTATTTGCCATATTCCATGGCTATGCGCACGGGACTGAATTGCCGGAATCTGCCAACGCCTTTGCCTTCGCAGTAGGATTCGTCCTTGCCACGGGCTTGCTTCACCTGATCGGCATTGCTTTTGGCCTGCTCGCAAAATGGCCGGCCGGTCGGGTTGCCGTTCGGAGTGCGGGTGGGTTTATTTCACTCGCCGGCGTGGCGTTTTTGACTGGTTTGGCCTGA
- a CDS encoding HupE/UreJ family protein, whose translation MALTITPYPAYAHSPIPGIEGFYTGLVHPFSTPAQALLMLGLGLLVGSFPPLRARWPLGVFLVSMIVGMLVSSLIGESNLAMFATTFAACALAALAPGHLLPLAIAFTAIGGIWMGSISLADPGPLRDRTITTLGAFIGANLGLLFIFGISDFVRNRYTWPSVPTAFRIVAAWVGAISLLMLALLFAPERTFVYFVAKVLFPRWSQLVDATL comes from the coding sequence GTGGCGCTTACGATTACGCCATATCCTGCCTACGCTCATAGTCCCATTCCGGGAATTGAAGGATTCTATACAGGGTTAGTGCATCCATTCTCTACTCCGGCACAGGCGCTTCTCATGCTAGGGCTTGGCCTATTGGTCGGAAGCTTCCCTCCCCTGCGGGCGCGCTGGCCGCTGGGTGTTTTTTTGGTTTCCATGATTGTTGGAATGCTGGTCAGTAGTTTGATCGGGGAATCGAATTTAGCAATGTTCGCGACTACTTTCGCGGCCTGTGCGCTCGCAGCACTTGCCCCAGGGCATCTCTTGCCACTTGCTATCGCATTTACGGCTATCGGCGGTATCTGGATGGGGAGCATTTCGCTTGCCGATCCGGGGCCATTGCGCGATAGGACCATAACAACACTCGGGGCATTCATAGGTGCAAACTTGGGTCTGCTCTTTATCTTTGGCATCTCAGACTTTGTAAGAAACAGATATACTTGGCCCAGCGTTCCAACTGCATTCCGGATAGTTGCCGCTTGGGTTGGTGCGATTTCACTCTTAATGCTTGCATTGCTTTTCGCTCCAGAGCGGACTTTTGTGTATTTTGTGGCGAAAGTCCTGTTTCCGCGGTGGTCTCAACTGGTGGACGCAACACTTTAA